The Daucus carota subsp. sativus chromosome 2, DH1 v3.0, whole genome shotgun sequence genome includes a window with the following:
- the LOC108209544 gene encoding uncharacterized protein LOC108209544, translated as MLFCYVFFTGNFISGTILKETSYNIPISKRYIKNWAALSRGPMPLLVPHGVVKTRRGLGFCGVVLFGLQILCFCFLYVATVFLHHKFVRHKRGFSIYLSVLFVKKVSSNCSEYANKTVSFQRPFLCGT; from the exons ATGTTGTTCTGTTATGTATTCTTTACAGGTAACTTTATTAGTGGAACCATATTGAAAGAGACATCATACAATATACCTATTTCAAAGAGATATATT aaaaattgggCTGCCCTATCAAGAGGCCCTATGCCATTGCTTGTGCCACACGGGGTTGTTAAAACCAGGCGTGGGTTAGGCTTTTGTGGGGTTGTATTATTTGGCTTGCAGATCCTCTGCTTTTGTTTCTTGTATGTTGCCACGGTTTTCCTCCACCATAAGTTTGTTCGCCACAAGCGAGGATTCTCAATTTATTTAAG TGTCTTATTCGTCAAAAAGGTGAGCAGTAATTGCTCAGAGTATGCAAATAAAACAGTCTCCTTCCAAAG GCCATTTCTGTGCGGGACATAG
- the LOC108209543 gene encoding uncharacterized protein LOC108209543 isoform X2, giving the protein MLSRVARFVSRCKSLTEKKEAGRIVGIAAGMGAVALYIHSQPPPPVKHDVDCQFYYKDVLLSEEGFTREDEWLKNFHFFDESLLKNDYFFNRKDKVWELRLSCHYSQKDRKLQLQNLSIRGLWPAYIINGKVKHELNNDKEISVNMPIAKQLLEELGIDFPNIKNKMGKIWTSTFHTLKPENLWAMEMSARGTLDYWYWIKAVQVAAPFFYDDGQCMFMDWMKEWNYNRGKFSCLDFEDHMSLQLGKRVRVIYKIMIDKKVYMYQIGILFDNSFNMVNYPPHKLGFEEFVLERHEQSDTEDESDTEQLSDYDEKSDFEEKSDFEEHYEEQSKNEEQSHNEEKFNYDEQFETDSDFGELGTVQQEANGQDLFGRLCKLFKFSKH; this is encoded by the exons ATGCTATCGAGGGTTGCTAGGTTCGTGTCCCGCTGCAAAAGTTTAACTGAGAAGAAAGAAGCG GGTCGTATTGTTGGAATTGCTGCTGGTATGGGTGCAGTTGCACTCTACATTCACTCACAGCCACCCCCACCTGTGAAG CATGATGTAGACTGTCAATTCTATTACAAAGATGTGCTGCTGTCTGAGGAGGGCTTCACTCGTGAGGATGAATGGCTGAAGAATTTCCATTTCTTCGATGAAAGTCTGTTGAAGAATGATTACTTCTTCAACCGTAAAGATAAGG TATGGGAGCTGAGGTTATCCTGTCACTACTCTCAGAAAGATAGAAAGCTACAACTCCAGAATTTGTCCATTCGCGGCCTCTGGCCAGCTTACATTATCAATGGCAAGGTAAAGCATGAGCTTAATAATGATAAAGAAATCTCAGTAAACATGCCAATTGCTAAACAG CTACTTGAAGAGCTTGGCATAGATTTTCCAAACATCAAAAACAAAATGGGCAAAATTTGGACCAGTACATTCCATACTCTAAAACCAGAAAATCTTTGGGCGATGGAAATGAGTGCGAGAGGAACACTAGACTACTGGTACTGGATCAAGGCAGTACAAGTAGCAGCACCGTTTTTTTATGATGATGGACAATGCATGTTCATGGATTGGATGAAAGAGTGGAACTACAATCGTGGCAAATTCAGTTGCCTTGACTTCGAAGATCATATGAGTTTGCAGCTGGGTAAAAGAGTACGTGTAATATACAAGATAATGATTGATAAGAAGGTATACATGTATCAAATAGGTATATTGTTTGATAACTCTTTTAACATGGTGAACTACCCCCCTCACAAACTTGGATTTgaagagtttgtactggaaaggCATGAGCAATCTGATACTGAAGACGAATCTGATACTGAACAACTATCTGATTATGATGAGAAATCAGATTTTGAAGAGAAATCAGATTTTGAAGAGCACTATGAAGAGCAATCTAAAAATGAAGAGCAATCTCACAACGAAGAGAAATTTAACTATGATGAGCAATTTGAAACAGATTCGGACTTCGGAGAACTGGGAACGGTGCAACAGGAGGCTAAT GGTCAAGATCTATTTGGCAGACTCTGCAAGCTTTTCAAGTTCTCGAAGCattg A
- the LOC108209543 gene encoding uncharacterized protein LOC108209543 isoform X1, protein MLSRVARFVSRCKSLTEKKEAGRIVGIAAGMGAVALYIHSQPPPPVKHDVDCQFYYKDVLLSEEGFTREDEWLKNFHFFDESLLKNDYFFNRKDKVWELRLSCHYSQKDRKLQLQNLSIRGLWPAYIINGKVKHELNNDKEISVNMPIAKQLLEELGIDFPNIKNKMGKIWTSTFHTLKPENLWAMEMSARGTLDYWYWIKAVQVAAPFFYDDGQCMFMDWMKEWNYNRGKFSCLDFEDHMSLQLGKRVRVIYKIMIDKKVYMYQIGILFDNSFNMVNYPPHKLGFEEFVLERHEQSDTEDESDTEQLSDYDEKSDFEEKSDFEEHYEEQSKNEEQSHNEEKFNYDEQFETDSDFGELGTVQQEANGQDLFGRLCKLFKFSKHWSLSLSLSLSLSLSYIQKLTKLTFDLTEY, encoded by the exons ATGCTATCGAGGGTTGCTAGGTTCGTGTCCCGCTGCAAAAGTTTAACTGAGAAGAAAGAAGCG GGTCGTATTGTTGGAATTGCTGCTGGTATGGGTGCAGTTGCACTCTACATTCACTCACAGCCACCCCCACCTGTGAAG CATGATGTAGACTGTCAATTCTATTACAAAGATGTGCTGCTGTCTGAGGAGGGCTTCACTCGTGAGGATGAATGGCTGAAGAATTTCCATTTCTTCGATGAAAGTCTGTTGAAGAATGATTACTTCTTCAACCGTAAAGATAAGG TATGGGAGCTGAGGTTATCCTGTCACTACTCTCAGAAAGATAGAAAGCTACAACTCCAGAATTTGTCCATTCGCGGCCTCTGGCCAGCTTACATTATCAATGGCAAGGTAAAGCATGAGCTTAATAATGATAAAGAAATCTCAGTAAACATGCCAATTGCTAAACAG CTACTTGAAGAGCTTGGCATAGATTTTCCAAACATCAAAAACAAAATGGGCAAAATTTGGACCAGTACATTCCATACTCTAAAACCAGAAAATCTTTGGGCGATGGAAATGAGTGCGAGAGGAACACTAGACTACTGGTACTGGATCAAGGCAGTACAAGTAGCAGCACCGTTTTTTTATGATGATGGACAATGCATGTTCATGGATTGGATGAAAGAGTGGAACTACAATCGTGGCAAATTCAGTTGCCTTGACTTCGAAGATCATATGAGTTTGCAGCTGGGTAAAAGAGTACGTGTAATATACAAGATAATGATTGATAAGAAGGTATACATGTATCAAATAGGTATATTGTTTGATAACTCTTTTAACATGGTGAACTACCCCCCTCACAAACTTGGATTTgaagagtttgtactggaaaggCATGAGCAATCTGATACTGAAGACGAATCTGATACTGAACAACTATCTGATTATGATGAGAAATCAGATTTTGAAGAGAAATCAGATTTTGAAGAGCACTATGAAGAGCAATCTAAAAATGAAGAGCAATCTCACAACGAAGAGAAATTTAACTATGATGAGCAATTTGAAACAGATTCGGACTTCGGAGAACTGGGAACGGTGCAACAGGAGGCTAAT GGTCAAGATCTATTTGGCAGACTCTGCAAGCTTTTCAAGTTCTCGAAGCattggtctctctctctctctctctctctctctctctctctctcatatatacaaaaattaacCAAGCTCACTTTTGATCTAACCGAgtactaa